Sequence from the Fictibacillus arsenicus genome:
ACTGCGTATGGTTCAGATTTAGGCATCACTTCTACTAACCTGTTAATTATTCTGTTTGCCACTCAGGTTGTAGCAGCGCCGTTTGCCATTCTTTATGGTAGATTAGCAGAGAGATTCACAGGAAAAACGATGCTGTACGTAGGTATTTGTGTTTATATTATTGTCTGTATTTATGCTTACTTTTTAAAAACGACGCTCGACTTTTGGATATTAGCGATGCTAGTCGCAACTTCACAGGGGGGCATTCAGGCTTTAAGCCGTGCTTACTTTGCTAAGCTGGTACCGAAGAAAAATGCTAATGAATTTTTCGGCTTCTATAATATTTTTGGTAAGTTCGCCTCCATCATGGGTCCTTTGCTAGTTGCCATTACAGCTCAAGTTACCGGGAACTCAGCAAGCGCTGTATTCAGCCTGGTCATTCTTTTCATTATTGGGATTACCATACTATTTTTTGTCCCTGAACCTAAAGTTGATTCTTCTCATACGATTAGTGCTTGATAGTAAAATAAATACAAAAGACAGACCTTCTGGTTCTTCCTTAGGCCTGTCTTTTATTTTTCATTATATTACGCAGTTACTTCTCTGTTTTGCTCATATACTCTGTCCTTCTTAAAGTTGAACACTACAAAAGCTAAGAGGGCAAACACCATGAGGAATGTCAGCAGTATACCCATGTTGGACAATGCAGCACCAAAATCATTTAACGTAATGACTGATTTAAATCCTGCAATGGAATATGTGAAAGGCATAAATTCACTCAGGTTTCTCAAGTTCTCTGGCAGCATTTCTATCGGCAGGTTAGCTCCTGTTATGGAAAGCTGCATGATTACTAGTCCTAGCGCAATAAAACGGCCTACGTTCCCGCCAAAAGCAGCCAAGAAAAGAACAATTGCAGAAAAGGCGACGCTTGCAACAATAGCGAACACTATTAATCCGCCAGGGTTGCTTACGTTCACTTTTAATACGAATAGCACGACAATCAAAAGCAAGATCGCTTGTACAATCGCAAGTGAAGCCAGCTTTAAGAACTTTACCGCAAACCAGTTAAAACTTGAAACGAATGACGGTCTTTTAAAATCAATAAATAAAGACATGATCAAGATGCCAACAAATAATCCGAGTGTAAGAACATATGGTGCTGTTGAATCACGATAGTGCTCATATTCATTTACTGATTTACTTTTCAGCTGAACGGGAGAAGCAAACATATTAACGTTATCCTTCTCTGTATTCAAACCGCCTGTCTTCTCAGCACCTGATTTAAGACCGGTTGATAGTTTTTCACTTCCCGCATTAATTTTCCCTGCACCATCATTCAGTTTAGTTGCTCCTTGAGAAAGCTTTTTCCAGCCTTCGTCTACCTTAGCATTTCCATCTGAAATCTGACCAGCTCCAGAATCTAATTTTGTTACACCAGTGATTAATTCATTCCAGCCTTTATCAACTTTAGCGTTGCCGTCTGCAATCTGTGCAGCACCAGCTTCGAGTTTTCCGGCACCTTGATCAAGTTTTGTCTGTCCAGTCACAAGCTGATTAAGACCGTCATTTAAAGCGACAGTTCCTGGCGCAATTTTGTAAGCGATTCCATCAGCGACCGAAACAGCTCCTTCATTCAAAGCGACGGATTTAGTGGATAAATTATCTAATCCACTAGAAATCTCTTTTGCTCCATCAATAATTTGCTGATAATAAGGTCCAACATTTACTGTTGGATTTGCTTTCTTATATTCTTCCAATCCAGCGACCAATCTTTGAGCTCCAGCTGCAAGTTTGGCTGAACCGTCCTTTAATCTTCCCGTACCATCGGCGACCTTTCTGCTCCCTGGTACTAAACGTTCTGCAACACCATTCTTAAGCTCCTCACTTCCTTGTTCAGCCTTTTGAAGTCCTGCAAGAATCTGAGAAGAACCATCCTTTAAGCTGACTGTTCCTTCGTGCAGCTGCTGAGAACCATCAGCCAGCTTATTAATATCACCAGATTTTTCGTTCAATTTATTTAATAAAAGTCCTGTTCCGTTTTTCAGTTCCTTCGTACCGTTAGCCAGTTTCGTGATATCTGGCTGCTTGGAAGTTACTGAAGTTAAGAGTTCATTTGTACCTTTATGCAGCTGGCTTGTCCCGTTTGCGAGCTGTGAAGAACCATCTGCAGCTTTCCCAAACCCTTCAGAGACTTCTCCTAAACTGGCAAACATGTTTGTCACATACTTTTGTGTAATCGTATCAGCCAGTTTTTCACGCATTCTTTGTGTAGCTGTTTCAGTAACTTTTGAGGCCAAAAAGTTAAGCCCTTCATTCTGTATATATTCTAATTCAAGCTTTTTGGGATTTGGATCTAAGACAGTTGTGACTCTCTGTGAAAAATCCTCTGGAATAATGATAGCCATGTAATAATCATTCTTTAGAAGTCCTTTCATGGCATCAGTTGAATTTACAAATTTCCAGCCTAAATCCTTCCCATCTTTCATATTGGCTACGAGATCATCCCCAACATTGATCGCCTGATCACCATTGAAAGCACCTTTATCATTATTGACTACTGCAACTGGCAAGTTAGAAAGATTGTCATACGGTCCCCAGGTAGCTGATAAAAGTATTCCGCCATATACTACAGGAACAAGCAAAGCTGCAATAACAGAAAAAAGAATGGCCTTATTTGCAGCGAGTTTGCCGAATTCTGCGGAAAGCAACTTAAAAGTATTCATTTAGAATCCCTCCAAATGTATGTAAGACTTCAAAAAATGAATGGCGACTCATTCATTTAATTATCATAATATTCAAATAACGAGTGGAAATCTAGTCTATCTTTAAAAACACATATTCTTTACTAGTTATCCCTACACAAAAAGTAGTACTTTAATATATTAAAAAATAGGTCCTAGTATATAAAAAAGGATGACCTTTTTAGATCATCCTACTGCTTAACTATTTTATTGTGCTGGCCCCTGATGTGGAAACTGATTCATATAATTTGAAAATTGCTGATAAGTTTGCTGCATTTTTTGTGAATCCGCTGCCTCAAGTGCATACCAGCCCTTTTTAAACATCATGTTGTAAAGTTCTCTTTGCATATTTTGCGTCTCATTAAAAACGGCAAGCAAGTCTTGATAAAGAGCTTCATGGCTTGCTTCATTTAAAGCTACAGAATAAGAATCTGTCATATACTTTTCATAAGACAAAATATCATTAATGAAATCCCGGTCATTCATCTCTGGCGTTTTAGGTACCGCCGATTCTGGATTTTGAATTTTATTAGGCTCATTCATTCTTTTTTTACCCCTTTCTAGTTTTGTAAATTAGCTTGTGTCTGATTCATAGCTGATTGTTGAGATGAGATATGCCCTATAATTCGTTTATAGTGGCTTTCATGCATTTGACAGGCTTTTTCTAGTGTTGCTTTAACTTCTGGATCCTGACATTGAGTTGCCATAAAATGTGCTTTCTTCATTCCAAGCAGATTCCATGAAAGCATGTCTCTGACATAATTAAGATCTTTTCCTGTTATTACTTGTGGCGGGTTTTGAAATACTGGCTGCTGCTGATTTTGCATCTGATTTTGATTTTGTTGCGGCATAAAGAATAGCCTCCTTCATATTTTTTCCATATTATCTTTCCTTACTCTTTGGGGTTTATTCATTTTTTCTTTTGCTGATATAAAAAAACAAGCAGCAAATCACTGCTTGTTTTAATCTTTTTTACTTTAAGATCCATTTAGGTCCAAGAATAGTTTGTATGCGATAAAAATTTCCAAATGACGCATTCACTTTATATGTTCCAGGATATAGACTCGCCGCTGCCATTTTATGTTTTGTATTGGGACGATCATGCAGTGGTACTTTTTGAGTCAAGGTTATTGTTTTGGTCAGAGGTGTTATTCGGTTTTCCCACCTCTTATCTCCTTCAATCGCCATGTAAAGTCCTGCTTTTTTATTTCTGTTCCATTCTTCTGAAAAAATGGAGATCGGCGGATTTGTTTCTCCTGCATATGGTGCAAGTTCAAAAGTAAAACCAGGACGTTTGAATGTTTGAATGAACCAGTCTTTATATCCGCCTCCACTGGATAAATTCGTATCAGGAGGAATGAGCCTGTACCCTGTCATTCCAGATAGCGTAGTTCCTAGTGTCTTATCCCCCTCATAGGTGTTGGAGCCATAGTTAAAATGATAATATAAAATTCTTCCTGCTGTATGATAAGAATTTGTTAGTTCTGGGTCGACTAAGTATGTAAGAGCAGCAACTGCTTTTGCTTCAGTCGTCTGAAGTGGTGCTTTTCCTTTATAGTCTTTATAATAGGGTGCTTTAGCGTTATTATCGATTTCTTCCCATCGGGCTGGATACTGGCGATTTAGGTCTATTCCTTGTGCATTGGATTTCCATCTTTTAAAATCTTTGCTTCCGCCGTTCATTTTTATAAGGTTCGCATGTGCTGCAGATGGAAAAGCGGACAATCCTTTTTGCTGGAGAGTCACCCCATCTGGATTTGTCATGGGGATAAACCATATAGACGTATTATTCAGTACGTGTGCAACATTGTATCCGTCTATCGTTCCATTTACTACATATTTTCCACTGTATTGATCGATCATCTCCATCACGATATTCGTTGTGATCCATTCTCGGGCATGATGTGAGGCATTATAAAGCACAGTCGCATCACCTCTGCCAAGCTTTACTGCCCATATGTCTCTTCCATATGGTGTTTTCCCTAGAGAACGGTATTGGACTAGTCCCGGATATTTTTGCGCGAGAGTTTTAATGTTACTCGTCATCGTTTCATATGTATATGTTTGATTCGGATTTACATAGCTTGCCGCTTGAGTTTTATCGCTCATAGCTGATATCCCCACTAACATTAAAGTAAAAAATAATATAAGTCCCTTTTTCACCGCTGCATCTCCTTCCAAAAATTTTAATTATTTGAATATATTAAAATTATATAGAGGAGAAGAGATTTCTGCGCATGAGTATAGTAGTCTTTAATATTTCATTTTGTTTACTTAATCTAAGACAAATTTCATGTATATTTGGTAATCATCAACAAAAATATGAGAAACTCTGAAGTCTCTCATTATACATAAATATTTTATTTAAGCTCTTTTCTAACAGATTGTTGCTACAGAGAAATTTTTAATTCTTCATTGTATAGTTAATTGGAGCGGAAGGGCGAGACACCAGCAGGATGAGTGGGACAGGTGAGACCATTCAATGACGCAAAGCGACGAATGGGCTCACCGCACACCCTGCGGAAAGCGAGTCCAAAGAGCGGAAATTAGCCTCTTTCAATAACGACAAAGATTACGAAAACAGCCTTTATTTAAAATCATACCCCGTTAATTTTATTTGATAGGAAAGCTCTTCTAATTTAGCCAGTATGCGTTTTTCCTCGTCTGGATCAAGTTTTATTATCGTGTCATTTTTAATGAAATAAGGTTTAAACTGCATGCCTATTTTTCCATTAATAATATTAATTTTCAATAATCCCGTTTCTGCACTATTCCCCTTTACATAATCCGGAAATAAAAAGTTTCCTAAAGAATAAGCAATAGGCTTTCCTTTGTAATATTGAAAACCTTGCAGAACATGAGGGTGAGAACCAACAATAGCATCTGCCCCAGCATCTATCATGGTTCGTGCATAGTTAACTTGATAGGGTTCCGGATGCTTGCTTCTTTCTTTCCCCCAATGCATGTAAACCATTAAGTAATCGCACAATTTACTCTCTCGGCTGACGATCTCTTCCAAGAGATCTAAGTTGTATCCATTAGCCAGCCCAGGACTGCTTTCACCTGCTCCCCATGATGTACTCGGCAGTACCCTCGAAAACGCTAGAAACCTGAATTTCTTTCCTTTGATCACAACTTCTTTTGAATTGTATGCTTCTTTCGTGTCGTTTCCTGCTCCTATGTAAGACAAGCCATAAGTTTTAATATAATGCATTGTATCTAGCAGCCCTTCTGCCTCGTAATCCATCGTGTGGTTGTTAGCAAGGGAGATAAGGTCAAACCCAGCATTTTTCAAACCCTGAAGAGCTATAGGATCTGACTTAAAGTTATATTCTTTTGAGAAAACCCCAGTATGGTTAGTAACTGCTGTTTCAAGGTTTACAACAGCATAATCGCTTGCTTCAATTTCTTCTTTCACATAACGGAAAGGATAATCCGGTCCCTTTGTTTTAACGGTGTCCTTTATTGACCAGTCCATCATTGTATCACCGGCAAACACAATGGATATTTCGGGATCTGTATGTTTATAAATCGCCTCTTTCCAGAAACTTCGAAATTGATCTGCTTCAAAAATAGACGTACTCGAAAGTAAGATCGTTGTAGAAAGTACTAAGTTTTGCAGTACGTTCATATTTTCATCCCCCTGCACCCTCTTTGCTTGGAGATTATACATTTTTAAATGTAAGAAATCTGTCGGATTGGATTAAAAAATAACTCCAATTTTGTCGCATGCGAAATAACTGGAATAAAAAAAGAAAATAGTTATATATTTAATTAACAAATGTTATACAACATGTTTACAAAATGAGAAAATGTGGAATAAATGTTTGTAATCATATTAAAAATTTGGAGGTATTAGGATGGCTAGTAAATTTGTAAAGGTTTTAGGAATCGTTTTTCTTATTCTTGGTGTTATAGGATTTGTGTTTCCAATGGAAGGATTATTCCATCTAACTCCTATTCATAACGTGATTCATATCGTTTCTGGTATTGTTGCGTTGTTTATAAGTTCAAGTGAAGCAAAAAGTATTCTTTATGCGAAAATATTTGGAATCGTGTATCTGCTTGTAGCCATATTAGGATTATTCACTCATGAATTTGCAGGAATTATGTTTATGATCGCAACAAACATTCTGCATTTTGCAATCGCATTTTCATCTTTATATGTTGGGTTTAAATCTAATGCAACTGCAACGGCTGGACATACAGCATCCAGATAAGTATTTTGTTTATGAAAAAAGAGCAATCCCCTTTTTTGGGGAATGCTCTTTTTTTCTTTATATGTCAAATAGCAAATTCAGCGTTTCTTTTTGCCATTTTCAAATTCCTCTTCAAAGAAAAAAGTACTAGGATGTTCACTAACTTTATAACAATATTTCTTCATATGTTTAACATACTGAAATTTTGAGATGGTGACGCATTCACCTGTTTTTAAAACAGTTACCGTATCTCCTTGATTAAAAATGTTCCCTGATCCTTTCAAGTGAGCACTTCCCTTCCTCTCTATTTTACCACAAATCATGAATGTGCATTAAATTACATTTTAAATACTTTCTTCTTTATTTAGTTTCTATGCTTGTTGTTTTGGGAAGAGTATTAAAACAAGAATGATGAAACTTGAGGGACTATGAATGGAAAAAAACAAAAAAAAATCACCTGATGTACCTGATCGGCAGTATTTCTTTCCAGCACAAATTATTGAATACTTTATTGAAGAAGGAAAAGAATCCTTAAAGATTACTAACTTAGCACAATTTATTCTATCTTTTATGGCCGGTGCATTCATTGCATTTGGAGCGCTAGGTTCCGTTCTTTTATCAATGGAAGTTCATACACCAGGTCCATATAATTTGCTAGCAGGTGTTGGATTTGCCATTGGTTATGCCATGATATTCTTATCTGGTTCCATACTATTTACCGAGATCAATGTATTGCTCCCAAGTTATATTTTGCAGAGCAAGTATTGGATCAGCAAAAATGTTTTGCGTTTCTGGGGAATTTGTTATATTGGAAATTTCTTAGGTGCCCTTTTTGTTGGATTTTTACTGAATTTATCAGGTTCTCTTGATAGAGAGTTTTATGAAGGGCTGCTCAAATTCATGGAAAAAAAGATGGAGTTTACAGAGCGCGGAACTTGGGGATGGTTTCAAGTTCTTTTTTCAGGAATTCTTGCAAACTGGCTTATTGGTATAGCTGCAGTTCTTGCTACAGCGGCTCGTGATGTAATGGGCAAAATCTTTGGTATTTTATTACCGGTAATTATATTCGAAGCCGGGAACTTCCAGCACGCAGTTGCAAATATGGGATATTTCAGTATTACAGTTTTAGAAGGCTTTGAATACAGCTGGTATGAATTCATATTGCTTAACTTGATTCCAGCCTCCATCGGAAACCTAATCGGCGGCGGAATCCTTGTATCACTTCTGCTATCATTTGCTTTCAAAGATGATATAGATGAAGATATTGTAAAAGATGATGATGAAACTGATAAAATCTCTGATAAAGTCCATAAGTAGAATACAAGATCATCACCTTCATTGTCCTATACAGTGAAGGTGTTTTTTGTTAGAGTTCAAATAGGAACAGATTTTCATCAAAACAAAGGATGTATACTATGTCATATCAAACTAAAATCGCATTCCTATTTGTGGCGATCGGTGCGTCTTTTTGGGGAATAATCGGTTATTTCGTTAAAGAGCTGGCTTCAATCGGATACACACCTTTACAGATTGTTTTCTTAAGAGCCATTAGCGCGTTTATCTTCTTTTTCATATGGATCATTATTTACCGTCCAGGGCTTTTAAAAATAAAATTAAAAGACAGCTGGTATTTTTTCGGTACAGGCGTACTGAGTATTTCCTTCTTTAACTGGTGTTACTTTACAACTATCCAGCACTCCTCACTCGCTATCGCAGCTATCTTGTTATATACAGCACCTGTTTTTGTTTTGTTGATTTCTATCTTTGTTTTCAAGGAAAAATTAACTTGGCAGAAGCTTATGGCATTATTCATCACTTTTTTAGGCTGTATGTTTGTTTCGGGTATTTTTTCGGGAAATTTCTCCGAGCTGTCTTGGACAGGTTTAATTACTGGACTCGGAGCTGGATTCGGTTACTCCCTTTATAGTATTTTTGGCAAACTGGCATCAAAAAAGTACGAGACACTGACCATCAGCTTTTACACATTTTTGTTTGCTATGATCGTGTTATTTCCCATAAGCGGCATCAATTCTTCTGAAACGGCTGACTTCGGTGCGCATGCCATCGTGTATACAGCAGGACTTGGATTATTCCCAACTGTTCTGGCTTATTGGTTCTATACGCAGGGATTAAAACAAGTAGAAGCGAGTAAAGCGTCTATCGTTTCGACCGTAGAACCGGTTGTCGCAACCATTATGGGGCTATTATTATATAAGGAATCCGTATCTTTCATTCAGGTGACAGGTATTCTGCTTGTGCTGGGTGCAGTGCTGCTTATCCAAGAGCGAAAAACAAAGACAGTGATGGATGCTTCATTATAAGCTTCGTTGACAAGTTGATAGAAGCTTAATGTGCGAGACTCCTCCGTGCCAGCCACATGAATATACTTCGTGCAAGGCATGCGACGAGGAACATGCCTCGTTAGGATTTGCTTGTAGACGCAGGAGCACACAAACTTCCTTGAATGTGAGACCCCGCAATCGCATTTAGCTAGCTCACCTTACCCTCGCGGAAAGCGAGCATCCTGGAGCTGAAATCAACCACTTCCAAGAGCCCTAAAAAAACACAATAAAAGGGTGCAGCATGATGCTGCACCCTTTATGATTAAAGAATGGAACTTAAGAAATCCTTTGTTCGATCTTCTTTTGGATTATTAAACAACTCAGATGGTGTTCCTCTTTCCCAAATCTGCCCGTCATGCATATATACAACCTCATCTGCTACTTCTTTTGCAAAGCCCATCTCATGTGTAACAACGACCATCGTCATTCCTTCCTGGGCGAGCTCTTTCATTGTAGCTAATACTTCACCAACCAGTTCAGGATCTAGTGCTGAAGTGGGTTCATCAAATAGCATGATATCGGGTTTCATAGCGAGTGCTCTTGCGATTGCAACACGCTGCTTCTGACCCCCGGACAGCTTAGCTGGATATACATCTGCTTTATCCGATAGACCTACCTTATCAAGCAAAATCCTCGCATCTTTTTCAGCTTCTTTTTTATTTTCATTTTTCACCATTACAGGTGCTTCCATTACGTTTTCAAGAACGGTTTTATGAGGAAAAAGATTAAAGTGCTGAAATACCATTCCAACTTTTTGGCGTACTTCATTTAAATTATGAGATTTAGGATCAACTTCTTCTCCCTCAATCACAATTTTCCCGCCATTCTTTATCTCCAGAAAATTAATACAGCGCAGCAACGTACTTTTTCCTGATCCGCTTGCACCGATTAATACTACAACATCACTTTCATTAACATTAAGATTTACTTCTTTTAATACCTCTAAATCACCGAAGCTCTTTTTCAGGTTTTCGATTCGAATCATTTCTCTTTTCATATAAACTCCTCCTATTCCCCAGCTGAAAGTTTCTTTTCCAACATATTAACGAGAAGAGTGAAAAGAAGGACTAGGATCAGATAATATAAGCCAACAATGATTAAATAGGTCATCTCATCAAACGTTCTCGATCCTTGAGTGGTCGCAATACTGAAAAGCTCTGATAATGCGATAAAAGATGCCAATGAAGAATCTTTAAGCCCGATGATGAATTGATTTCCAAGTGGAGGAAGTGCACGTTTGAACGCTTGCGGCAAAATAATTCTGCGCATCGTTAAGCCGTACGGCATTCCTAAAGAACGTCCTGCTTCCATCTGTCCTTTATCTACAGATTGAATGGATCCTCTGAAGATCTCTGCTATATAAGCACCATTATGCATAGCAAGACCAAATGCTGCAGACCAGAATGCTGAAATACCTAATTCAGCCAGACCAAAATAAAAGATAAAGATCTGAACGATTAGTGGTGTACCACGAATTAGTGCAATATATATATTAGCGATCCAGTTAAGGATTTTAATTCCTGATATTTTAAACAGAGCAAAAATAAGTCCGATTCCGGTTCCGATTAAAATGGAAACAACGGTTAGTTTTAAAGTAATCCAAAGGCCCTTCATGAAGAGCGGATAACTTTCTATTAATACATCTAGAATATGTGCTATATCAAACATGCAGTTTTTCTCCCCTTTTCATCTCTATTCTCTGAAAAAGAAAGCCGCCCTGCACTTTTGTCATGCGGACGGCTCACATAGGTTATTCAGGCTTTTTTGTGATATCAGCACCGACGTATTTTTCACTAAGCTTTTTAAGCTCTCCGCTGTCTTTGAGCTTCTTTAATGCTTTATTAATAGCTTTTAACAGTTCTTTATCTTCTTTTTTAACAGCAATCGCTTGTTCACTCGTACCTAATTGCTCTTTCTCAACAATTTTGAAGCCTTTTTCAATCGCTTGTTTACCAGTGATCGCATCTGTAATAACAGCATCATGTTTTCCTTCACTTAATGCACGCAATGCTGTTGCATCACTGTCATAGTTTTTAATCTGATCTGTAAAATCCTGAGCAGATTTTTCATAGGTAGAACCTTTTGAAACAGCAACTTCTTTTCCTTTTAAATCTTCCTTCGTCTTAATATCACTGTCCGGTCTAGTAAAAATGACTGGACCTGAATAATAATATGGCTCGCTGAAATTCACTGCTTGTTTACGGTCTTCAGTGATTGTATGGCTCGCCACTGCTGCGTCAAAACGATCTGCCTTTATTGCAGAAACTGCACCATGAAACTTGAACTTTTCTGGAACCGCCTTTAAGCCAAGTTCGTCTGCAATTGCTTTACCGACTGCTACATCATATCCTGTTAATTCACCATTCTTATCAACAGAACTGAAAGGAGGAAACTCCCCAGAAACAATAAAATTAAATTCCCCTTCTTTTTTCAACTCTGGTCCACCGTCACTTGATTCACTGCTGCCGCATGCAGCCAGTACCATCATTGAAAAAATGACTGTTAAAATACTAATCTTCTTCTTGAAATCCTTCATTCTTATCCTCCTTGAAATCCCATTTAGCAGGTCACACCCACATGACAATGGTAGCATGAATCGTAATCTTTCTCAATTTTCCGCAAATTTACAGCTTTAAAAAAGGTGATTTCCTCCATTCTCCTATGCATTATTTACCCATTTTTAAAATAATTGAAACACCTAGTAAGCAAGCAAAAAACGCTCTTCAGCCAGAGGCTAAAAAGCGTTTGATATTTTTATATCTATGGTAAAAGTTTAGTAGGCAGCAAAACCGTGACTGTTGTTCCAACGTCTAAAATACTTTCAAATGTTATATTTCCGTGGTGGTTTTCAATAATTTTCAAGCTCACCATAAGTCCTAAGCCGATTCCTTTTTCTTTGTTTGAATAAAACGGTTCTCCTAATCGTGCAAGGCGTTCTTCACTGATTCCAGATCCCTGGTCTGTCACTTTTATAAACACATAGCTCTCATCAAAAGTACCGGTTTCAACAGTGATTGTTCCTCCGCACAGCATGGATTCTATCGCATTTTTAATGACATTTATAATGACCTGTTTAATTTGATTACCTTCACAAAGTATTTGAGGTACATCCCTGAGTATTGTTTCAAATTGTACATTGTTAAGATTAGCTTCTGAATCTAATAGAGTAATCGTCTGTTTAATAAAATCATTTACGTTTCGATGCTGGAAAACCGTATCTTGATGTGGTTTAGCTAAAACTAAAAATTCAGTTATGATCGACTCGATCCTATCCATTTCTGACAATATAATTTCGCTGTGCAATTCATCCATATCCTGTTTCATCAGTTGCACAAACCCTTTTATACTCGTAAGCGGATTCCTGATTTCATGAGCGATTCCTGCTGCCAGTTCACCAACGACAGTAAGTTTGTCAGATTTTCTGAGCAGCTCTTCTTTTTCCTTCAAATCGGTAATATCCTCAGAGATACCGGCAATCCTATAAATTTCGCCTTCATCATTTGTTATTGGGAATGCTCTCGTTCTTATCCAGCGGACTTTTTTATTTTTACTTTGAATGCGGTACTCAATTTGTGACTCTCCGCCTGCAATTTTATTGATAAACCCTTGAACTTCTTGCTGATCATCCGGACAAATCTGAGTGAAAACCGATGAAAAAGTCTCTGTATCTTCTATATCCCATATTTTTTGATATGCCTTTGATACATAGATAAGTTTTCGTGTTTGATAATCTTCCATCCAAAAAACATCTTTTGCATTTTCAGCAAATTGCCGGAATCTCTCTTCACTTTCAAGAAGACCGATCTCCATCCTTTTATTTTCTGA
This genomic interval carries:
- a CDS encoding amino acid ABC transporter permease, whose amino-acid sequence is MFDIAHILDVLIESYPLFMKGLWITLKLTVVSILIGTGIGLIFALFKISGIKILNWIANIYIALIRGTPLIVQIFIFYFGLAELGISAFWSAAFGLAMHNGAYIAEIFRGSIQSVDKGQMEAGRSLGMPYGLTMRRIILPQAFKRALPPLGNQFIIGLKDSSLASFIALSELFSIATTQGSRTFDEMTYLIIVGLYYLILVLLFTLLVNMLEKKLSAGE
- a CDS encoding PAS domain-containing sensor histidine kinase, which produces MKKTPATLQNNNQIMYTLYEAVSSGIIVLERSNRILLANKKACEILGHSKSEMEGSFLYNMPFEVMDQLKNKVSFEELPSQTTIQTGTEMNECELGITGKGFNGIRWILVSTKPIFLTESKVDQVVITLVDITARKQTEQALSHSQERFLSLVDSMEDTVFTLDRNFVHTGIYGKWMKKHNITPDYFLGKSLKEVFGETIADGQKKVCQLVLKGKSQIYEWSNVRNGERLYYQAILSPIKNEQGQVEGIVGVSRDISENKRMEIGLLESEERFRQFAENAKDVFWMEDYQTRKLIYVSKAYQKIWDIEDTETFSSVFTQICPDDQQEVQGFINKIAGGESQIEYRIQSKNKKVRWIRTRAFPITNDEGEIYRIAGISEDITDLKEKEELLRKSDKLTVVGELAAGIAHEIRNPLTSIKGFVQLMKQDMDELHSEIILSEMDRIESIITEFLVLAKPHQDTVFQHRNVNDFIKQTITLLDSEANLNNVQFETILRDVPQILCEGNQIKQVIINVIKNAIESMLCGGTITVETGTFDESYVFIKVTDQGSGISEERLARLGEPFYSNKEKGIGLGLMVSLKIIENHHGNITFESILDVGTTVTVLLPTKLLP
- a CDS encoding transporter substrate-binding domain-containing protein, whose amino-acid sequence is MKDFKKKISILTVIFSMMVLAACGSSESSDGGPELKKEGEFNFIVSGEFPPFSSVDKNGELTGYDVAVGKAIADELGLKAVPEKFKFHGAVSAIKADRFDAAVASHTITEDRKQAVNFSEPYYYSGPVIFTRPDSDIKTKEDLKGKEVAVSKGSTYEKSAQDFTDQIKNYDSDATALRALSEGKHDAVITDAITGKQAIEKGFKIVEKEQLGTSEQAIAVKKEDKELLKAINKALKKLKDSGELKKLSEKYVGADITKKPE